The proteins below come from a single Mercenaria mercenaria strain notata chromosome 3, MADL_Memer_1, whole genome shotgun sequence genomic window:
- the LOC128555854 gene encoding uncharacterized protein LOC128555854 produces the protein MSDDVPPTKKKRYSEEFKNDAIKRVRNGEKDYEVAQDLDIPRTTLATWKQKDRAAESNKGRTDQTEKQFDLTVNKTAQPSVELDNEYASPIHSSNKLGKERENYSAEQQGSTQEQIRIKRLNDIYIPSSTPISLLNENNTSSAYGNKNTNETIGTSDNPYLIDNKRNDKYEKQIDVNMCNEVPKKTEPERKKYSTEQQQRAIARVQKGEKIATVSNDMDIPPSTIRTWLKKCNSPSANSNDHRQGIISTAKHSYPVLFGENNEMTEYIAPDRNLGMTLDSISPSSTESTVPTNKEKKKEYMLTESMPYTNDLQYPEVSKSANEMTKKQTDITKDITANGFSEECSKHQKYKETDSVIGNKRNKEEKKASDENSELSSGTDSIKTENASLAHKANLLEDKANNVRTGEGKRTGYTQEVKRNALERVKEGEKISSVGKDLGIPYSTLSDWIKNEVLYDICKMSDDVSPKKRYSKDFKNDAVKRVRNGEKEDKVAQDLEIPRSTLATWMQKDREKLSTTKSNKDRTDQIEKRFVFTMNKTVHRSADLDNEYASPIHSFNNIEKERVNYGAEQHDSTQEQIRIKKSNGDLPAELANMIQGSVSGNNIEVQTDRSKMMSDRQLLYYGEENQCEEFNIPINTSEKTPSVTDHAQSSSSAFHNLERENYSIEQQQLAIALVLSGAKIETVSIDMDIPPSAIISWLNKNNTPSVDDNEDINETVSTSSLNDPYFVDDTRNDEKEKQIDIDMCNEVQKKTEPERKKYSTEQQQLAIARVLTGAKIATVSKDMDIPPSTISTWLKKAKPPTADGNENRPETFITAKHPYPIVLDENNGMTEFNALVENLDGNLCAVKDSISPSRTESTVTAPLNKGKKKEEYMLTESMTHTNVLKFKYPEGSKSANEMAKKQMDRKKDVTANSCSKKSPEQQKYKETDQMIVNCSPRGEKTYVTPSTSPSNNSIWIAKAGEKLRELYKSKDVRPNKQLCNEPENDSKQSNNNATSNERCDVFRSPCSSDENSGLCSITDSIKTGNTSLAHKLNLPDKNARMICTRGVKRIGYTPEVKKKALERVKGGEKIASVGKDLGIPGSTIWDWTRKEKMTRENAQLDDCVPPVKWKKWQEIMSAENYGKGWTERDIGYRLEKLSQYFEDKYGLFEFAVCKPTEKSVKVENIVYVKDGKILTLLERHCRYGFQKSILINNKLRDGYSIKARYYCVTSKAEAVKEKTKLLQHHDYAWNKQCRDDVDDYRLPGEWGRWIQVISPIVDCAAENDWVKRDCGYKCTNLETWMKDEFGVFEMAIVNLNTRDTSVVLMEYGKILTAIGKYCSDSSSSKSAQINDVLNKWYGVLVRCCYAKSGAEKEAQVAESILLERYVYNWHKQKTKREHIRDEQVMGSWTEWKLIMVPGQTDGFIRRDGSNGGFRYNNIEALFQDQFGVFELQIARGDSKEVIYVQHGKILTLLQRYCSDGYKRSLMINRALDEGYNISVRYQYVNANNGKENATAVLRQLLSIYDYAWNKTRRENIDDEDIAGNWSDWVTMMTPQIREGWTQRENEDASKGYHPNNYAKLFEEKYGIFEMKVGYHPHFATSGTGGEKIRDKLDTVVYIGKGNILTEVRTRCDKTKQSVLIDQTLKEGKCISFRYCYTENDTLEEATDLYRQLLDRYDYTWIRSKREDVYDNNLPGEWSEWSKIMKPGEVEQDWEWRDERFIGFKVKNLDGIFRDDYGVFELAVEKPVRDKVVQVGKGKVLSEIKKYCKIYTDGSYKFFQISDALAKRCSILVRYRYVHSEEDAAKVEQNLVDRYEYPWNPLYRTKREEVDDSSVPGHNWSEWDQLMMPHSNTSGWIRRDPGHTGYRLTDENLKDIVIYERGVYELRIEKNHRIIVVYAGKAENVLQRLTDYCKNGSHKPQRFDDALSRGYNICVRFRHTNNIDDTENKLLDRYNYAWNKSRNDKERDIFLPYDFEHN, from the exons ATGTCTGATGACGTACCGCCGACAAAGAAAAAGAGATACTctgaagaatttaaaaatgaTGCTATAAAGCGTGTCAGGAATGGCGAAAAAGATTACGAAGTGGCACAGGATCTAGATATCCCCAGAACTACCCTCGCGACGTGGAAGCAAAAAGACCGAGCGGCTGAATCAAACAAAGGCAGAACAGATCAAACAGAGAAGCAATTCGATTTGACTGTGAACAAAACAGCACAACCATCGGTTGAACTAGACAACGAATATGCATCACCAATTCACTCCTCCAATAAATTAGGAAAAGAGAGAGAAAACTATAGTGCTGAGCAACAAGGAAGTACACAAGAGCAAATTCGGATTAAAAGACTGAATGATATATACATTCCTTCATCGACACCTATTTCTTTGTTAAACGAAAATAACACTTCTTCAGCGTACGGCAACAAAAACACTAACGAAACTATCGGAACTTCAGATAATCCATATCTTATCGAtaataaaagaaatgataaatatgaGAAGCAAATAGATGTGAATATGTGCAATGAAGTGCCAAAAAAGACTGAAccagagagaaaaaaatattctactgAACAGCAACAGCGTGCAATTGCACGAGTTCAGAAAGGAGAGAAAATTGCAACAGTTAGCAATGATATGGATATCCCTCCATCGACCATCAGAACTTGGTTAAAAAAATGTAACTCTCCTTCAGCGAATAGCAACGATCATCGACAAGGGATTATCAGTACTGCAAAACATTCATATCCTGTCTTGTTCGGTGAAAACAATGAAATGACGGAATATATTGCGCCTGATAGAAACCTGGGTATGACACTTGACAGTATATCTCCAAGTTCTACAGAATCAACAGTACCAAccaataaagaaaagaaaaaagaatatatGCTAACAGAAAGCATGCCATATACAAATGACCTTCAATATCCAGAGGTATCAAAAAGTGCCAATGAAATGACAAAGAAACAAACAGATATAACAAAAGATATCACTGCAAACGGTTTCAGCGAAGAATGttcgaaacatcaaaaatacaAAGAAACGGATTCAGTTATTGGTAATAAGAGaaacaaagaagaaaagaaagCAAGTGATGAAAACTCAGAACTAAGTTCAGGAACTGACagtataaaaactgaaaatgcatCGTTGGCACATAAGGCGAATTTGCTAGAAGACAAAGCAAATAATGTTCGTACTGGTGAAGGAAAGCGAACTGGATATACGCAAGAAGTGAAGAGAAACGCTTTAGAAAGGGTAAAGGAAGGCGAAAAAATTTCATCAGTTGGCAAAGATCTGGGAATTCCTTATTCTACATTATCGGACTGGATAAAAAATGAG gtactGTATGACATTTGCAAAATGTCTGATGACGTATCGCCGAAAAAAAGATACTCTAAAGACTTTAAAAATGATGCTGTAAAACGTGTCAGGAATGGCGAAAAAGAGGATAAAGTGGCACAGGATCTAGAAATTCCAAGATCTACACTCGCGACTTGGATGCAAAAAGACCGAGAAAAGTTATCAACAACTAAATCAAACAAAGACAGAACAGACCAAATTGAGAAGCGATTtgtttttactatgaataaaACAGTACACCGGTCGGCTGACCTAGACAATGAATATGCATCACCAATTCACTCCtttaataatatagaaaaagAGAGAGTAAACTATGGTGCTGAACAACATGATAGTACTCAAGAACAAATTCGGATTAAAAAATCGAATGGTGACTTACCAGCTGAACTTGCCAATATGATACAAGGAAGTGTCAGTGGAAACAATATTGAGGTGCAAACTGATCGCTCGAAAATGATGTCTGATCGCCAACTGCTATACTATGGCGAAGAGAACCAGTGTGAAGAATTTAACATTCCTATTAATACATCTGAGAAGACGCCGTCAGTTACTGATCATGCCCAGTCGTCGAGTTCTGCCTTCCATAACTTAGAGAGAGAAAACTATTCGATCGAACAGCAACAGCTTGCAATTGCTCTAGTTTTGTCAGGGGCGAAAATTGAAACAGTAAGCATAGATATGGATATTCCTCCATCGGCCATTATTTCTTGGTTAAACAAAAATAACACTCCTTCCGTGGACGACAACGAAGACATAAACGAAACTGTCAGTACATCTTCTTTGAATGATCCATATTTTGTCGATGATACCAGGAATGATGAAAAAGAGAAGCAAATAGATATTGATATGTGCAATGAAGTGCAAAAAAAGACTGAACcagagagaaaaaaatactcTACTGAACAGCAACAGCTTGCAATTGCACGAGTTTTGACGGGGGCAAAAATTGCAACGGTTAGCAAAGATATGGACATCCCTCCATCGACCATCAGTACTTGGTTAAAAAAAGCTAAGCCTCCTACAGCGGATGGCAACGAAAATCGGCCAGAAACATTTATTACTGCAAAACATCCATATCCTATTGTGCTCGATGAAAACAATGGAATGACGGAATTTAATGCACTGGTAGAAAATCTTGATGGAAACCTGTGTGCGGTAAAAGACAGTATATCTCCCAGTCGTACAGAATCCACAGTTACCGCACCCCTcaataaaggaaagaaaaaagaagaatataTGCTGACAGAAAGCATGACACATacaaatgtcttaaaatttaaaTATCCAGAGGGATCAAAAAGTGCCAATGAAATGGCAAAGAAGCAAATGGATAGAAAAAAAGATGTCACTGCAAATAGTTGCAGCAAAAAAAGTCCagaacaacaaaaatacaaagaaacgGATCAAATGATTGTGAATTGCAGTCCTCGAGGAGAGAAAACATACGTCACTCCTAGCACTTCTCCATCGAACAATTCTATCTGGATAGCAAAAGCAGGGGAGAAGTTGCGAGAACTATACAAGTCAAAGGACGTGCGACCAAATAAACAATTATGTAACGAACCTGAAAACGATTCAAAGCAATCAAATAACAATGCAACTAGTAATGAACGGTGTGATGTGTTTCGTTCTCCTTGTTCAAGTGATGAAAACTCAGGACTTTGTTCCATAACTGACAGTATAAAAACTGGGAATACATCGTTGGCACATAAATTGAATTTGCCAGACAAAAACGCAAGAATGATCTGTACCAGGGGTGTGAAACGAATTGGGTACACACCAGAAGTAAAGAAAAAAGCCTTGGAAAGAGTGAAGGGAGGCGAAAAAATTGCATCAGTTGGCAAAGATCTTGGAATTCCTGGCTCTACAATATGGGATTGGACAAGAAAAGAG aaaatgaCGAGAGAAAATGCTCAGCTTGATGATTGTGTTCCACCTGTAAAATGGAAAAAGTGGCAGGAGATCATGAGCGCAGAAAATTATGGTAAGGGATGGACTGAACGTGATATAGGTTACAGACTTGAGAAACTTTCGCAATATTTTGAAGACAAATATGGACTCTTCGAATTTGCAGTTTGTAAACCAACAGAAAAGTCTGTTAAAGtggaaaatattgtttatgttaaaGACGGAAAAATACTTACACTTCTAGAAAGACATTGCAGGTATGGATTTCAGAAGTCAATATTAATCAATAATAAACTGCGAGATGGTTACAGCATTAAAGCACGGTATTATTGTGTTACAAGTAAGGCGGAAGCTGTAAAAGAGAAAACGAAGTTACTGCAACATCATGACTACGCTTGGAAT AAACAATGCAGAGATGATGTTGATGATTATCGTTTACCAGGAGAATGGGGTCGATGGATACAAGTTATTTCTCCCATTGTGGATTGTGCAGCAGAAAACGACTGGGTTAAAAGGGATTGTGGatacaaatgtacaaatttaGAGACATGGATGAAAGACGAGTTTGGTGTTTTTGAAATGGCAATTGTAAACCTAAACACAAGGGATACAAGCGTTGTGTTGATGGAATATGGGAAGATACTGACAGCGATTGGAAAGTATTGCAGCGATAGTTCTTCATCCAAATCTGCACAGATAAATGATGTCTTAAATAAATGGTATGGAGTTCTTGTAAGATGTTGTTATGCAAAGTCTGGGGCGGAAAAAGAAGCACAAGTAGCGGAATCGATCTTGTTGGAAAGATATGTTTATAACTGGCAT aaacaaaagaCAAAACGTGAACATATCAGGGATGAGCAAGTTATGGGAAGCTGGACGGAGTGGAAACTCATAATGGTACCTGGTCAGACAGACGGTTTTATAAGACGGGATGGCAGTAACGGTGGTTTCCGATATAACAACATTGAGGCTTTATTTCAGGACCAGTTTGGGGTTTTCGAACTTCAGATAGCAAGAGGTGACAGCAAGGAAGTCATCTATGTACAACATGGGAAGATATTGACACTGCTTCAAAGATACTGTAGTGACGGATATAAAAGATCACTTATGATCAACCGGGCGTTGGACGAAGGCTACAATATATCAGTACGATATCAGTATGTCAACGCTAACAATGGCAAGGAAAATGCTACAGCAGTTCTTCGACAGCTATTGTCTATATACGATTATGCTTGGAAC AAAACTCGTCGAGAGAACATTGACGATGAGGATATTGCGGGAAACTGGTCAGATTGGGTCACTATGATGACACCACAGATTCGAGAGGGATGGACACAACGGGAAAATGAAGATGCAAGCAAAGGTTACCACCCTAACAACTATGCAAAATTATTTGAGGAAAAATATggcatttttgaaatgaaagtggGATATCATCCCCACTTTGCCACATCTGGTACTGGCGGAGAAAAAATCCGTGACAAGCTAGACACAGTTGTTTACATTGGTAAAGGAAATATACTTACAGAGGTGAGGACACGGTGTGACAAGACAAAGCAATCTGTACTAATTGATCAAACATTGAAGGAAGGGAAATGTATTTCTTTCCGTTACTGTTATACAGAAAATGATACATTAGAAGAAGCAACAGATCTATATCGTCAGTTATTGGACAGATACGACTACACTTGGATT AGATCAAAGCGAGAAGACGTTTATGACAATAACCTGCCAGGAGAATGGTCTGAATGGTCAAAGATAATGAAACCCGGAGAAGTGGAACAAGACTGGGAATGGCGGGATGAAAGATTTATCGGTTTTAAAGTGAAAAACCTTGATGGCATTTTCAGAGATGATTATGGCGTGTTTGAATTGGCAGTCGAAAAACCCGTCCGAGACAAGGTTGTCCAAGTTGGAAAAGGAAAAGTTTTATCTGAGATTAAAaagtattgtaaaatttatacagATGGCTCGtacaaattttttcaaataagcGATGCCTTAGCCAAACGCTGCAGTATTTTAGTTCGCTACAGGTACGTTCACTCTGAGGAGGACGCTGCAAAAGTTGAACAAAATTTAGTGGACAGATATGAGTATCCTTGGAATCCTTTGTAT CGGACAAAGAGGGAGGAAGTGGATGACAGCTCTGTGCCCGGTCATAACTGGTCTGAGTGGGATCAATTGATGATGCCACACAGTAACACATCGGGTTGGATAAGGCGTGATCCGGGCCACACAGGGTACCGTCTGACAGACGAAAATTTGAAAGACATTGTCATATATGAAAGAGGAGTATATGAACTGAGGATTGAAAAGAACCATCGCATCATAGTCGTGTATGCTGGGAAAGCAGAAAATGTATTACAGAGATTAACAGATTATTGCAAAAATGGATCCCACAAACCGCAACGTTTTGATGACGCCTTATCACGGGGTTATAATATTTGTGTAAGATTCAGACATACTAACAATATTGATGATACTGAGAATAAGCTACTGGACAGATACAATTATGCTTGGAATAAATCAAGGAACGATAAGGAAAGGGACATATTTTTGCCATACGATTTTGAgcacaactga